Proteins encoded by one window of Mycolicibacterium cosmeticum:
- the fadE29 gene encoding acyl-CoA dehydrogenase FadE29 → MYIELTPEQRALQAELRQYFSNLITPEEAAAMETDRHNEAYRAVIKRMGSDGKLGVGWPKEYGGLGFGPIEQQIFVNEANRADVPLPLVTLQTVGPTLQVYGTEEQKKKFLPGILSGDIHFAIGYSEPDAGTDLASLRTTAVRHGDEYVVNGQKMWTTGAHDADYIWLACRTDPSAAKHKGISILIVDTKDPGYSWTPIILSDGAHHTNASYYNDVRVPADMLVGEENGGWKLITTQLNHERVGLGPAGRVAGIYDQIKTWASKPGSDGVTPIEHDDAKRLLGQIKAIWRINELLNWQVAASGETIAVADAAATKVFSTERIQEVGRLAEELVGRYGNPADPETAHLLDWLDKMTKRNLVITFGGGVNEVMREMIAASGLKVPRVAR, encoded by the coding sequence ATGTATATCGAATTGACCCCCGAGCAGCGGGCGCTGCAAGCCGAACTGCGGCAATACTTCTCGAATCTCATCACGCCCGAAGAAGCCGCGGCGATGGAGACCGACCGCCACAACGAGGCCTACCGTGCCGTCATCAAGCGGATGGGTTCGGACGGCAAGCTGGGTGTGGGCTGGCCCAAGGAATACGGCGGCCTGGGTTTCGGGCCGATCGAACAGCAGATTTTCGTCAACGAGGCCAACCGCGCCGACGTTCCGCTGCCGCTGGTCACCCTGCAAACCGTGGGGCCGACGCTGCAGGTGTACGGCACGGAGGAGCAGAAGAAGAAGTTCCTTCCCGGAATTCTGTCCGGCGACATCCATTTCGCCATCGGCTATTCCGAGCCCGACGCGGGTACCGACCTGGCCTCGCTGCGGACCACCGCCGTCCGGCATGGTGACGAGTACGTCGTGAATGGGCAGAAGATGTGGACCACCGGCGCGCACGACGCCGACTACATCTGGCTGGCCTGCCGTACCGATCCGTCGGCGGCCAAGCACAAGGGCATCTCGATCCTCATCGTCGACACCAAGGATCCGGGCTACAGCTGGACCCCGATCATCCTGTCCGACGGCGCCCATCACACGAACGCCTCGTACTACAACGATGTCCGCGTTCCCGCCGACATGCTGGTCGGTGAGGAGAACGGCGGCTGGAAGCTGATCACCACCCAGCTCAACCACGAGCGGGTCGGCCTGGGTCCGGCCGGGCGCGTCGCCGGTATCTACGACCAGATCAAGACGTGGGCCTCCAAACCCGGGTCGGACGGTGTCACACCGATCGAGCATGATGACGCCAAACGTCTGCTCGGCCAGATCAAGGCCATCTGGCGGATCAACGAACTGCTCAACTGGCAGGTCGCGGCGTCCGGTGAGACCATCGCGGTCGCCGACGCGGCGGCGACGAAAGTCTTCTCCACCGAACGGATCCAAGAGGTCGGCCGGCTCGCCGAGGAACTGGTCGGCCGGTACGGCAACCCGGCCGATCCGGAGACCGCCCACCTGCTCGACTGGCTGGACAAGATGACCAAGCGCAATCTGGTCATCACCTTCGGCGGTGGCGTCAACGAGGTGATGCGGGAGATGATCGCGGCGTCGGGTCTGAAGGTCCCGAGGGTTGCCCGATGA
- a CDS encoding steroid 3-ketoacyl-CoA thiolase produces the protein MGNPVIVEATRSPIGKRNGWLSGLHATELLGAVQKAVVDKAGIAAGDVEQVIGGCVTQYGEQSNNITRVGWLTAGLPEHVGATTIDCQCGSAQQANHLIAGLIATGAIDIGIACGIEAMSRVGLGANAGPDRSLIRASSWDIDMPNQFEAAERIAKRRGITRADIDALGLASQLKAKQAWAEGRFDREISPISAPVLDENKQPTAEWAPVTRDQGLRDTTAEGLASLKPVLDGGIHTAGTSSQISDGAAAVLWMDEDKARALGLKPRARIVAQANVGAETYYHLDGPVQSTARVLEKAGMKLGDIDLVEINEAFASVVLSWAQVHGADMDKVNVNGGAIALGHPVGSTGARLITTALHELERTGKSTALITMCAGGALSTGTIIERI, from the coding sequence ATGGGTAATCCTGTCATCGTCGAAGCCACCCGCAGCCCGATCGGGAAGCGCAACGGCTGGTTGTCCGGCCTGCACGCCACCGAACTCCTCGGCGCGGTACAGAAGGCCGTGGTGGACAAGGCCGGGATTGCCGCCGGTGACGTCGAACAGGTCATCGGTGGCTGCGTCACCCAGTACGGCGAGCAGTCCAACAACATCACCCGCGTCGGCTGGCTGACCGCGGGCCTGCCCGAGCACGTCGGCGCCACCACGATCGACTGCCAGTGCGGTAGCGCCCAGCAGGCCAACCACCTGATCGCCGGCCTGATCGCCACCGGCGCCATCGATATCGGCATCGCGTGCGGCATCGAGGCGATGAGCCGGGTCGGCCTGGGCGCCAACGCCGGCCCGGACCGCAGCCTGATCCGGGCGTCGTCGTGGGATATCGACATGCCCAACCAGTTCGAGGCCGCCGAGCGGATTGCCAAGCGCCGCGGCATCACCCGCGCCGACATCGACGCCCTCGGCCTGGCCTCCCAGCTCAAGGCCAAGCAGGCTTGGGCCGAGGGCCGCTTCGACCGCGAGATCTCGCCCATCTCCGCCCCGGTGCTCGACGAGAACAAGCAACCGACCGCCGAATGGGCGCCGGTGACCCGCGATCAGGGCCTGCGCGACACCACCGCCGAGGGGCTCGCGTCGCTGAAGCCGGTGTTGGACGGCGGAATTCACACCGCGGGCACGTCGTCGCAGATCTCCGACGGCGCGGCGGCGGTGCTCTGGATGGACGAGGACAAGGCGCGCGCGCTCGGCCTCAAGCCCCGTGCTCGCATCGTCGCGCAGGCCAACGTCGGCGCCGAAACCTACTACCACCTCGACGGACCGGTGCAGTCCACGGCCAGGGTGCTGGAGAAGGCCGGGATGAAGCTCGGCGACATCGACCTGGTCGAGATCAACGAGGCGTTCGCCTCGGTGGTGCTGTCCTGGGCCCAGGTGCACGGCGCCGACATGGACAAGGTCAACGTCAACGGTGGCGCCATCGCGCTGGGCCACCCGGTCGGTTCGACCGGGGCCCGGCTGATCACCACGGCCCTGCACGAGCTGGAGCGCACCGGCAAGAGCACCGCCTTGATCACCATGTGTGCCGGCGGGGCGCTGAGCACGGGCACCATCATCGAGCGGATCTGA
- a CDS encoding glycosyltransferase family 2 protein yields the protein MTGVAHIRDVVPHHLPRPRVSVVIPALNEERNLPLVAARMPLDVDEIVFVNGDSQDRTAEVARELWPDGVHIRQTRRGKGNALACGFAAATGDIIVMIDADGSTDPAEIPRFVGALLGGAEFAKGSRFIQGGGSADITRIRRFGNKRLNGLVNVLFTANYTDLCYGYNAFWRCCLDVMQLPDCATSQSQWGDGFEIETLINVRLAASGVKVAEVASYEASRVYGVSNLNAVGDGLRVLSTIRREFRRSRRHQEPQPGQVVVLAGVRAAHLRQGPSAAVQPAPPTVRYPL from the coding sequence ATGACCGGGGTAGCGCATATCAGGGACGTGGTCCCACACCATCTTCCGCGACCGCGCGTGAGTGTCGTCATCCCGGCTCTCAACGAGGAACGCAATCTGCCACTGGTCGCGGCACGCATGCCGCTGGATGTCGACGAGATCGTCTTCGTCAATGGCGACTCGCAGGACCGCACCGCGGAGGTGGCCCGCGAACTGTGGCCCGATGGTGTGCACATCCGGCAGACACGGCGTGGCAAAGGAAACGCGTTGGCATGTGGGTTCGCCGCCGCAACCGGCGACATCATCGTCATGATCGACGCCGACGGCAGCACCGATCCCGCCGAGATCCCCCGGTTCGTCGGAGCGCTGCTCGGCGGTGCCGAATTTGCCAAGGGTTCCCGCTTCATCCAGGGCGGCGGGAGTGCCGATATCACCAGGATCAGGCGTTTCGGGAACAAGCGGCTGAACGGACTGGTCAATGTGCTCTTCACCGCCAACTACACCGATCTGTGCTACGGCTACAACGCATTCTGGCGGTGCTGTCTGGATGTGATGCAGCTGCCGGACTGCGCCACGAGCCAATCGCAATGGGGTGACGGATTCGAGATCGAGACGCTCATCAACGTGCGCCTCGCCGCCAGCGGCGTCAAGGTGGCCGAGGTGGCCAGTTACGAGGCCAGTCGGGTCTACGGGGTGAGCAACCTGAACGCGGTCGGCGACGGCCTGCGGGTGCTGTCGACCATCCGGCGTGAATTTCGGCGGTCTCGCAGACATCAGGAGCCGCAACCGGGACAGGTGGTCGTGCTGGCCGGTGTCCGGGCTGCCCACCTTCGACAGGGCCCGTCGGCGGCGGTCCAGCCCGCTCCGCCGACGGTGCGATATCCGCTGTGA
- a CDS encoding cytochrome P450: protein MPCPISPDFDFLDASLNLERLPVEELAELRKSEPVHWVDVPGGTGGFGDKGYWLVTKHADVKEVSKRNDIYGSSPDGAIPVWPQEMTREAVDLQRAVLLNMDAPQHTRLRKIVSRGFTPRAIGRLEAELAERAQKIAQTAAAEGSGDFVEQVSCELPLQAIAGLLGVPQEDRDKLFRWSNEMTAGEDPEYADVDPAMSSFELISYAMKMAEERAKNPTEDIVTKLIEADIDGEKLSDDEFGFFVVMLAVAGNETTRNSITHGMIAFSQHPEQWELYKKERPETAADEIVRWATPVSAFQRTALEDTELAGVQIKKGQRVVMSYRSANFDDEVFEDPHAFNILRNPNPHVGFGGTGAHYCIGANLARMTINLIFNAVADHMPDLKPIGTPERLKSGWLNGIKHWQVDYTGKCPVAH from the coding sequence ATGCCATGCCCAATCTCGCCCGACTTCGACTTCCTCGACGCCAGCCTCAACCTGGAACGGCTGCCCGTGGAAGAACTCGCCGAACTGCGTAAGTCCGAGCCCGTGCACTGGGTCGACGTGCCCGGTGGCACCGGTGGGTTCGGTGACAAAGGCTACTGGCTGGTCACCAAGCACGCCGACGTCAAAGAGGTGTCCAAGCGCAACGACATCTACGGCAGCTCGCCCGACGGCGCCATCCCGGTGTGGCCGCAGGAGATGACCCGGGAAGCGGTCGACCTGCAGCGGGCCGTGCTGTTGAACATGGACGCCCCGCAGCACACCCGGCTGCGCAAGATCGTCTCCCGCGGGTTCACCCCGCGGGCCATCGGCCGGCTGGAGGCCGAACTCGCCGAGCGCGCCCAGAAGATCGCGCAGACCGCCGCCGCCGAGGGCTCCGGCGATTTCGTGGAGCAGGTGTCCTGCGAGCTGCCGCTGCAGGCCATCGCCGGACTGCTCGGTGTTCCGCAGGAGGACCGCGACAAGTTGTTCCGCTGGTCCAACGAGATGACCGCCGGCGAGGATCCCGAGTACGCCGACGTCGATCCGGCCATGTCGTCGTTCGAACTCATCAGCTACGCCATGAAGATGGCCGAGGAGCGGGCCAAGAACCCGACCGAGGACATCGTCACCAAGCTGATCGAGGCCGATATCGACGGTGAGAAGCTCTCCGATGACGAGTTCGGCTTCTTCGTCGTGATGCTCGCGGTGGCCGGCAACGAGACCACCCGCAACTCGATCACCCACGGCATGATCGCCTTCTCGCAGCATCCCGAGCAGTGGGAGCTGTACAAGAAGGAACGCCCGGAGACCGCCGCCGACGAGATCGTCCGCTGGGCCACCCCGGTGTCGGCCTTCCAGCGCACCGCGCTGGAGGACACCGAACTGGCCGGCGTGCAGATCAAGAAGGGCCAGCGGGTGGTGATGTCCTACCGGTCGGCCAACTTCGACGACGAGGTCTTCGAGGATCCGCATGCATTCAACATCCTGCGCAACCCGAACCCGCACGTCGGCTTCGGCGGCACCGGCGCGCACTACTGCATCGGCGCGAACCTGGCCCGGATGACCATCAACCTGATTTTCAACGCGGTCGCCGATCACATGCCCGACCTGAAGCCCATCGGTACGCCCGAGCGGCTGAAGTCCGGCTGGCTCAATGGTATTAAGCATTGGCAGGTCGATTACACCGGTAAGTGCCCGGTCGCGCACTGA
- a CDS encoding nitroreductase family deazaflavin-dependent oxidoreductase, translating into MATPPRPLNAKQVERLNAPATGTAIKWMSRAQTWLFKKSGGKLANKFLRGAEVGILTTTGRKTGELRDSPLLFLQEGSRIVLVASQGGRATNPMWYLNLKANPNISFQTKKEKLNLIARDATDAERDEYWPKLDAMYADFANYRSYTDRKIPIVICDPA; encoded by the coding sequence ATGGCCACTCCGCCTCGCCCACTCAATGCCAAGCAGGTCGAACGGCTCAACGCCCCGGCCACGGGCACCGCGATCAAGTGGATGTCGCGAGCCCAGACCTGGCTGTTCAAGAAGTCCGGCGGCAAGCTGGCCAACAAGTTCCTGCGCGGTGCCGAGGTCGGCATCCTGACCACGACGGGCCGCAAGACCGGAGAGTTGCGGGACAGTCCGTTGCTCTTCCTGCAGGAGGGCAGCCGGATCGTCCTGGTCGCCTCGCAGGGCGGTCGCGCCACCAACCCGATGTGGTACCTGAACCTGAAGGCCAACCCGAACATCAGCTTCCAGACCAAGAAAGAGAAGCTGAACCTGATCGCACGCGACGCGACCGACGCCGAACGCGACGAGTACTGGCCCAAGCTGGACGCCATGTACGCCGACTTCGCGAACTACCGGTCCTACACCGACCGCAAGATCCCGATCGTCATCTGCGACCCGGCGTAA
- a CDS encoding MaoC family dehydratase codes for MSRTVDAIEVGTKLPELQIYGDPTFIVSTAIATRDYQDVHHDRDKAQAKGSKDIFVNILTDTGLVGRYVTDWAGPDAVVKSIKLRLGVPWYAYDTITFRGEVTATDGDVVTLKVVGSNSLGDHVIATSTVALGGTQ; via the coding sequence ATGAGCCGCACGGTCGACGCCATCGAGGTCGGCACGAAGCTGCCCGAACTGCAGATTTACGGCGACCCGACATTCATCGTGTCCACCGCCATCGCCACCCGCGACTACCAGGACGTGCACCACGACCGGGACAAGGCGCAGGCGAAGGGATCCAAGGACATCTTCGTCAACATCCTCACCGATACCGGTCTGGTAGGGCGCTATGTCACCGATTGGGCGGGTCCCGACGCCGTCGTCAAGTCGATCAAGCTGCGCCTCGGCGTGCCCTGGTATGCCTACGACACCATCACTTTTCGGGGTGAGGTGACCGCGACCGACGGTGATGTGGTGACGTTGAAAGTGGTGGGCAGCAACAGCCTGGGCGATCACGTCATCGCCACATCCACGGTTGCGTTGGGAGGCACGCAGTGA
- a CDS encoding acyl-CoA dehydrogenase family protein, whose product MDFAPNPEQQAVIDVVTSVLDRDNSWDALVSGGVLALAAPERLGGDGLGLLEVATALTEIGRHGTISPALATLGLGLVPLLDLASAEQQDRYLAGVAKGAVLSAALNEPGSSLPERPTVTFTGGRLNGTKIGVPYAESAEWLVVTADSAVVVVPPTAAGVSLVMTPAANGSDEYVVTFADVQVPPADVLQGASTHRVNQLALASTGAFAAGLVAGALRLTADYVATREQFGRPLSTFQTVAAQLSEVYIASRTIDLVSTSAVWLLSEGLDADDDLAILGYWVTSQAAPAMRICHHLHGGMGMDITYPMDRYYSSIKDLTRLLGGPTHRLDLVGA is encoded by the coding sequence GTGGACTTCGCACCGAACCCGGAGCAACAGGCCGTCATCGATGTGGTGACGTCTGTGCTGGATCGGGACAACAGTTGGGACGCACTGGTTTCCGGTGGCGTACTTGCGCTCGCCGCACCTGAGCGCCTCGGCGGTGACGGTCTCGGACTGCTCGAGGTGGCGACCGCGCTGACCGAGATCGGCCGGCACGGCACCATCAGCCCGGCGCTGGCGACGCTCGGTCTCGGGCTGGTGCCGCTGCTCGACCTGGCCTCCGCCGAGCAGCAGGATCGCTACCTTGCCGGGGTGGCCAAGGGAGCGGTGCTGTCGGCCGCCCTCAACGAGCCGGGCTCGTCGCTGCCCGAGCGGCCGACCGTCACCTTCACCGGCGGCCGGCTCAACGGCACCAAAATCGGTGTGCCCTACGCCGAATCGGCCGAGTGGCTGGTGGTGACCGCCGACAGTGCCGTCGTCGTGGTACCCCCGACGGCCGCCGGCGTGAGCCTGGTCATGACACCGGCGGCCAACGGCTCCGACGAGTACGTGGTGACCTTCGCCGACGTACAGGTGCCGCCCGCCGATGTGCTCCAGGGCGCGAGCACGCACCGGGTGAACCAGTTGGCGCTCGCGAGCACCGGGGCGTTCGCCGCCGGTCTGGTCGCCGGTGCGCTGCGGCTGACTGCCGACTACGTGGCCACCCGTGAGCAGTTCGGCAGGCCGCTGTCCACCTTCCAGACGGTGGCCGCGCAGCTGTCCGAGGTCTACATCGCCTCGCGCACCATCGATCTGGTGTCCACCTCGGCGGTCTGGTTGTTGTCCGAAGGGCTGGACGCCGATGACGACCTGGCCATTCTGGGTTACTGGGTGACATCGCAGGCCGCCCCGGCGATGCGGATCTGCCACCACCTGCACGGTGGCATGGGCATGGACATCACCTACCCCATGGACCGCTACTACTCGTCGATCAAGGACTTGACCCGGCTGCTCGGCGGTCCGACGCATCGTCTCGACCTGGTGGGAGCGTAG
- a CDS encoding bifunctional MaoC family dehydratase N-terminal/OB-fold nucleic acid binding domain-containing protein — protein sequence MSDLQQGIEEILASGRGEPTIARDPVNQPMIHHWTDAIGDKNPIYVDDEAARAAGHDGIVAPPAMIQVWTMMGLGRTRSDDDPLARAMKLFDDAGYVGVVATNCDQTYHRYLRPGEQVAMSAEIVSIIGPKQTALGEGYFINQKIRWHVGDEEVADMDWRIMKFLPAAKQAQPEASAIPEDLDPDKLMRPSSSRDTKFFWDGVNAHELRIQRRPDGTLQHPPVPAVWADKDAPADYVVASGKGTVYSYVVHHAPKVPGRSLPFVIALVELEEGVRMLGELRGIEPDQVKIGLPVRATYLDFPDSDVSPAWTLYAWEPQA from the coding sequence ATGAGCGATCTGCAGCAGGGGATCGAGGAGATCCTCGCGTCAGGCCGTGGTGAACCCACCATCGCGCGAGACCCGGTGAACCAGCCGATGATCCACCACTGGACCGACGCGATCGGTGATAAGAATCCGATCTACGTCGACGACGAGGCGGCAAGGGCGGCCGGCCACGACGGTATCGTCGCGCCGCCGGCGATGATCCAGGTGTGGACCATGATGGGGCTGGGCCGCACCCGGTCCGACGACGATCCGTTGGCCCGCGCGATGAAGCTGTTCGACGACGCCGGATATGTCGGCGTGGTCGCCACCAATTGCGACCAGACCTATCACCGCTACCTCCGGCCCGGCGAGCAGGTCGCGATGAGCGCCGAGATCGTCAGCATCATCGGCCCCAAGCAGACCGCGCTGGGCGAGGGCTACTTCATCAACCAGAAGATCCGTTGGCATGTCGGCGACGAGGAAGTCGCCGACATGGACTGGCGCATCATGAAGTTCTTGCCCGCCGCCAAGCAGGCACAACCCGAGGCGTCGGCGATCCCCGAGGATCTCGACCCGGACAAGCTGATGCGCCCGTCGTCGTCGCGTGACACCAAGTTCTTCTGGGACGGCGTCAATGCCCACGAGTTGCGTATCCAGCGCCGCCCGGACGGCACGCTGCAGCATCCGCCGGTGCCCGCGGTGTGGGCCGACAAGGATGCGCCCGCCGATTACGTGGTCGCATCGGGCAAGGGCACGGTGTACAGCTATGTGGTGCACCACGCCCCGAAGGTGCCCGGCCGCAGCCTCCCGTTCGTCATCGCGCTCGTGGAACTCGAGGAGGGCGTCCGCATGCTCGGCGAACTGCGCGGGATCGAGCCAGATCAGGTGAAGATCGGATTGCCGGTGCGCGCAACGTATCTCGACTTCCCCGACAGTGACGTCAGCCCGGCATGGACCTTGTACGCATGGGAGCCGCAAGCATGA
- a CDS encoding glycosyltransferase family protein: MIVIGADRDVSTPVREEHVSAPEHEGQLWRWVANATLVMAGGVLLVAWGYARGRAGTQYAAPFFWVGQLVIFGYPCWRVLRTATSPREREILVLLFAAAQSMIRWMYSPHGFTFSDELQHYRSLENVLTTHHLFSPNYNLPISPRYPGLQNVTSELVHTTSANPFLAGTLVAAVSHVLLAACLILLFRELAHSTRVACVGVLLYLLNPHASYFDTSFIYETAALPFVVLSLLFAIRFATHTQNRSRSFYALIGCFAVVTVTHHVSSLVTVGMLGGISVAALAFRDGRRLALPMATCTAVTGLVISCWILAVAPITITYLGSPAEMMLDSLHNLAKFSGGIDLPGPPTPAFDRILAPAGVLVMLTLIIVGVRYARHRTPLERIFAWVGLAMYLGAVGMRAVVTNGAELAGRLLTFAAFFTAVVAATTLCRLASAERTRAGLRRITSHLPTATALSVVLFVSSITVSMPPWWGRIPGEFWIEGYASGIDRIGVSRAEWVAKYLRPGSRYFSDVTGLTLLSTIGQLDPVDDPDTLYYTETVTHANVAHVKSHSAIYVDVDLRMARYTPINGKYFPQDVMSAKTRDPIALPGLTKFDAVKGLSRIYDSGQARMYDLRGGGGSPYAN; encoded by the coding sequence GTGATCGTCATCGGCGCCGACCGGGACGTGTCGACCCCCGTTCGCGAGGAGCATGTCAGCGCACCGGAACACGAAGGGCAACTGTGGCGTTGGGTCGCCAACGCCACACTGGTGATGGCCGGCGGGGTGCTCTTGGTCGCATGGGGTTACGCGCGTGGCCGGGCCGGCACCCAGTACGCCGCACCGTTCTTCTGGGTGGGGCAACTCGTCATCTTCGGTTATCCGTGCTGGCGGGTACTGCGAACCGCGACGTCACCGCGGGAGCGGGAGATTCTCGTGCTGCTGTTCGCGGCGGCCCAGTCGATGATCCGCTGGATGTACAGCCCACACGGATTCACCTTCTCCGACGAGCTCCAGCATTACCGCTCCCTCGAAAACGTACTGACCACGCACCACCTGTTCAGCCCCAACTACAACCTGCCGATCAGCCCTCGCTATCCGGGTCTGCAGAACGTCACCAGCGAACTCGTGCACACCACCTCGGCGAATCCCTTTCTGGCCGGCACCCTGGTGGCAGCCGTCTCGCACGTTCTCCTCGCGGCCTGTTTGATCCTGCTGTTCCGCGAGCTGGCCCACTCGACCCGGGTCGCGTGTGTCGGGGTGCTGCTCTATCTGCTCAACCCGCACGCGTCCTACTTCGACACGTCCTTCATCTACGAGACCGCCGCCCTACCCTTCGTGGTGCTGTCGCTGCTGTTCGCCATCCGGTTCGCGACGCACACCCAAAACCGTTCTCGCAGCTTCTACGCGCTCATCGGGTGCTTCGCGGTGGTCACGGTGACCCACCACGTCTCGTCACTCGTCACCGTCGGAATGCTCGGCGGAATCAGCGTGGCGGCGCTCGCCTTCAGGGACGGGCGGCGCCTGGCCCTGCCGATGGCGACATGCACCGCGGTCACCGGTCTGGTCATCTCCTGCTGGATCCTGGCCGTCGCGCCGATCACCATCACCTACCTCGGCAGCCCCGCCGAGATGATGTTGGACAGCTTGCACAATCTGGCCAAGTTCAGCGGAGGGATCGATCTTCCCGGGCCGCCCACACCGGCCTTCGACCGGATCCTTGCTCCGGCAGGAGTATTGGTGATGTTGACACTCATCATCGTCGGTGTGCGGTACGCGCGGCACCGAACTCCGCTTGAGCGAATCTTCGCCTGGGTCGGCCTGGCGATGTACCTCGGAGCCGTCGGGATGCGCGCCGTCGTCACCAACGGCGCCGAACTGGCCGGACGGTTGTTGACTTTCGCCGCTTTCTTCACCGCCGTGGTAGCCGCGACCACACTGTGCCGGCTCGCCTCGGCCGAGCGGACCCGAGCCGGGTTGCGCAGGATCACCAGCCATCTGCCCACCGCCACCGCGCTTTCGGTGGTGCTCTTCGTCAGCTCGATCACGGTCAGCATGCCACCGTGGTGGGGACGGATTCCCGGCGAATTCTGGATCGAGGGTTATGCCAGCGGAATCGATCGCATCGGTGTGAGCAGGGCCGAGTGGGTGGCGAAGTATCTGCGGCCGGGCTCGCGGTACTTCAGCGATGTCACCGGGCTGACGCTGCTGTCGACGATCGGTCAACTCGATCCGGTGGATGATCCGGACACGCTGTACTACACCGAAACGGTGACGCACGCCAATGTCGCACACGTCAAGTCACATTCGGCGATCTATGTCGACGTGGATCTGCGGATGGCCCGCTATACCCCCATCAACGGCAAGTACTTTCCGCAAGACGTCATGTCGGCCAAGACCAGGGACCCGATTGCGCTGCCGGGGCTGACGAAATTCGATGCCGTCAAGGGCCTTTCGCGCATCTATGACTCCGGCCAGGCCCGCATGTACGACCTGCGCGGCGGGGGAGGTTCACCGTATGCGAACTAG
- a CDS encoding lipid-transfer protein codes for MSLSGKAAIAGIGATDFSKNSGRSELRLAAEAVLDALDDAGLSPSDVDGLVTFTMDSNLETAVARSTGIGDLKFFSQIGYGGGAAAATVQQAALAVASGVAEVVVAYRAFNERSEFRFGQVMTGLTVNADSRGVEYSWSYPHGLSTPAASVAMIAQRYMHEYGATSADFGAVSVADRKHAANNPKAHFYGKPITIEDHQNSRWIAEPLRLLDCCQETDGGVAIVVTTAERAKDLKHRPAIIEAAAQGAGTDQFTMYSYYRDELGLPEMGLVGRQLWEQSGLSPADIQTAILYDHFTPYTLIQLEELGFCGKGEAKDFIAGGAIEIGGRLPINTHGGQLGEAYIHGMNGIAEGVRQLRGTSVNQVDNVEHVLVTAGTGVPTSGLILG; via the coding sequence GTGAGCCTGTCGGGTAAGGCGGCCATCGCCGGTATCGGCGCCACCGACTTCTCCAAGAACTCCGGGCGCAGTGAGTTGCGGCTGGCCGCCGAGGCGGTGCTCGACGCTCTCGATGATGCCGGGTTGTCGCCGTCGGATGTCGACGGTCTGGTCACCTTCACCATGGACTCGAACCTGGAGACCGCCGTGGCGCGCTCGACCGGGATCGGTGACCTCAAGTTCTTCAGCCAGATCGGCTACGGCGGTGGCGCCGCGGCCGCGACCGTTCAGCAGGCAGCACTGGCCGTTGCCAGCGGGGTGGCCGAGGTCGTGGTCGCCTACCGCGCGTTCAACGAACGCTCGGAGTTCCGGTTCGGCCAGGTGATGACCGGCCTGACGGTCAATGCCGACTCCCGCGGGGTGGAGTACAGCTGGTCCTATCCGCACGGGCTCAGCACGCCCGCCGCGTCGGTGGCCATGATCGCGCAGCGCTATATGCACGAATACGGCGCCACCAGTGCCGATTTCGGCGCCGTGTCGGTGGCCGATCGCAAGCACGCCGCCAACAACCCGAAGGCGCACTTCTACGGCAAGCCGATCACCATCGAGGATCACCAGAACTCGAGGTGGATCGCCGAACCGCTGCGGCTGCTGGACTGCTGCCAGGAAACCGACGGCGGTGTCGCCATCGTCGTCACCACCGCCGAACGGGCCAAGGATCTCAAGCATCGGCCGGCGATCATCGAGGCCGCCGCGCAAGGCGCCGGCACCGATCAGTTCACCATGTACTCCTACTACCGGGATGAGCTCGGTCTGCCCGAGATGGGTTTGGTGGGCCGGCAGCTGTGGGAGCAGAGCGGGCTGTCACCCGCCGATATCCAGACGGCGATCCTGTACGACCACTTCACCCCGTACACGCTGATCCAGCTGGAAGAGTTGGGTTTCTGCGGTAAGGGCGAGGCCAAGGATTTCATCGCCGGCGGCGCCATCGAGATCGGCGGGCGGCTGCCCATCAACACCCACGGGGGCCAGCTCGGCGAGGCCTACATCCACGGGATGAACGGCATCGCCGAGGGTGTGCGTCAGCTGCGGGGCACGTCGGTGAACCAGGTCGACAATGTGGAGCACGTGCTCGTCACTGCGGGCACAGGCGTGCCGACGTCGGGACTGATCCTGGGCTGA